Proteins from one Syngnathus scovelli strain Florida chromosome 17, RoL_Ssco_1.2, whole genome shotgun sequence genomic window:
- the hes6 gene encoding transcription cofactor HES-6, translated as MAPTRKHTSTDHSADGLKPDRKMRKPLVEKKRRDRINDSLHELRALIGDTEQLDSKMEKGEVLERTVKRVVSILQNQAQEAEAVNREARERFAAGYIHGMHGVHTFVSCLPGVDPTVGAELLNHLLESMPLHGQDHLRASFCDADPFSGPVAPEQTPGLQVSPAPSSSSASSEDLCSDLEDTDSEASSSEESEESQVSSSEESESQDVPGCVALNSSKSFWRPW; from the exons ATGGCCCCCACCCGTAAGCACACATCGACCGACCACTCCGCAGACGGACTCAAACCTGACAGAAAG ATGAGGAAACCTCTGGTGGAGAAGAAACGACGAGATCGTATCAACGATAGTTTACACGAACTCAGGGCTCTCATTGGGGATACAGAG CAACTCGATTCAAAGATGGAGAAGGGTGAGGTACTAGAGAGGACGGTCAAACGTGTGGTGAGCATCCTACAAAACCAGgctcaag AGGCGGAAGCCGTCAACCGAGAGGCACGTGAGCGTTTTGCGGCTGGTTACATCCACGGGATGCacggtgtgcacacttttgtgTCTTGCCTCCCGGGGGTGGACCCCACTGTGGGGGCCGAGCTACTCAACCACCTCCTCGAGAGCATGCCCCTGCATGGCCAGGACCACCTCAGGGCCTCGTTTTGTGACGCAGACCCCTTTAGTGGCCCTGTCGCGCCGGAGCAAACTCCGGGTTTGCAGGTGTCCCCGgccccttcctcttcctccgcctCTAGCGAGGACCTTTGCTCGGACCTGGAGGACACCGACTCAGAGGCATCGTCTTCCGAGGAGTCAGAAGAAAGTCAAGTTTCTTCATCGGAAGAATCTGAGTCGCAGGACGTGCCAGGATGTGTGGCCTTAAATAGCTCCAAATCTTTTTGGAGACCCTGGTAG
- the LOC125984550 gene encoding integral membrane protein 2C isoform X4 yields the protein MVRISFRQASADKVDKDETYIDETDQESNQAQIKRYFPVRLCVIMFSGLVIFLGMLLGSIYTYRHFFPAEQATDVFKCNVVLNWHQNRMALVMAVGIYLEGDNQYIRIDLFRAGREEPVSIIHDFANLKTAYYAKKQHKCYVTSLNTNLVKAPRNLWDVLTFTKREMYLADNYKIQEVMQVTRQLHDHKDLGGPIQGMCRNLTTFEMVPKGDVDSESGNYESASKQETTNNCLLIRHLENRYFVETNICN from the exons ATGGTGAGGATATCCTTCCGCCAGGCTTCGGCTGACAAGGTAGACAAAGACGAAACCTACATAGAT gAAACGGACCAGGAGTCTAATCAAGCTCAGATCAAGAGGTATTTTCCTGTCCGCTTGTGTGTCATCATGTTTTCCGGACTGGTCATCTTCCTTGGAATGCTGCTGGGCTCCATTTACACCTACCGCCACTTCTTCCCTGCAGAG cAAGCGACCGACGTGTTCAAATGCAACGTTGTGCTCAACTGGCATCAGAACCGAATGGCGCTGGTCATGGCCGTGGGTATCTACCTGGAAGGCGACAACCAGTACATCAGAATAGACTTGTTTCGAGCTGGACGTGAGGAGCCCGTCAGCATTATCCACGACTTTGCAAAT CTCAAGACGGCATATTATGCCAAAAAACAGCATAAGTGCTATGTGACCTCGCTGAACACCAACCTGGTCAAAGCTCCACGGAACCTTTGGGATGTGCTGACCTTCACCAAG AGGGAGATGTACCTGGCAGATAATTACAAAATCCAAGAGGTGATGCAGGTGACCCGCCAGCTGCACGACCACAAGGATCTGGGTGGACCCATTCAAGGGATGTGCCGCAACTTGACCACCTTCGAAATGGTTCCCAAGGGCGACGTGGACAGTGAGTCGGGCAACTACGAAAGTGCCTCAAAGCAAGAAA CCACCAACAACTGCCTACTGATTAGGCACTTGGAGAACCGCTACTTTGTGGAAACCAATATCTGCAACTAA
- the LOC125984550 gene encoding integral membrane protein 2C isoform X2 — translation MVRISFRQASADKETDQESNQAQIKRYFPVRLCVIMFSGLVIFLGMLLGSIYTYRHFFPAELHDTSANSNSSFNRQVPGPKDLDQDINQATDVFKCNVVLNWHQNRMALVMAVGIYLEGDNQYIRIDLFRAGREEPVSIIHDFANLKTAYYAKKQHKCYVTSLNTNLVKAPRNLWDVLTFTKREMYLADNYKIQEVMQVTRQLHDHKDLGGPIQGMCRNLTTFEMVPKGDVDSESGNYESASKQETTNNCLLIRHLENRYFVETNICN, via the exons ATGGTGAGGATATCCTTCCGCCAGGCTTCGGCTGACAAG gAAACGGACCAGGAGTCTAATCAAGCTCAGATCAAGAGGTATTTTCCTGTCCGCTTGTGTGTCATCATGTTTTCCGGACTGGTCATCTTCCTTGGAATGCTGCTGGGCTCCATTTACACCTACCGCCACTTCTTCCCTGCAGAG CTGCATGACACGTCTGCAAACAGCAATTCATCTTTCAATCGACAGGTGCCCGGGCCAAAAGATCTCGACCAAGACATCAAT cAAGCGACCGACGTGTTCAAATGCAACGTTGTGCTCAACTGGCATCAGAACCGAATGGCGCTGGTCATGGCCGTGGGTATCTACCTGGAAGGCGACAACCAGTACATCAGAATAGACTTGTTTCGAGCTGGACGTGAGGAGCCCGTCAGCATTATCCACGACTTTGCAAAT CTCAAGACGGCATATTATGCCAAAAAACAGCATAAGTGCTATGTGACCTCGCTGAACACCAACCTGGTCAAAGCTCCACGGAACCTTTGGGATGTGCTGACCTTCACCAAG AGGGAGATGTACCTGGCAGATAATTACAAAATCCAAGAGGTGATGCAGGTGACCCGCCAGCTGCACGACCACAAGGATCTGGGTGGACCCATTCAAGGGATGTGCCGCAACTTGACCACCTTCGAAATGGTTCCCAAGGGCGACGTGGACAGTGAGTCGGGCAACTACGAAAGTGCCTCAAAGCAAGAAA CCACCAACAACTGCCTACTGATTAGGCACTTGGAGAACCGCTACTTTGTGGAAACCAATATCTGCAACTAA
- the LOC125984550 gene encoding integral membrane protein 2C isoform X1, which produces MVRISFRQASADKVDKDETYIDETDQESNQAQIKRYFPVRLCVIMFSGLVIFLGMLLGSIYTYRHFFPAELHDTSANSNSSFNRQVPGPKDLDQDINQATDVFKCNVVLNWHQNRMALVMAVGIYLEGDNQYIRIDLFRAGREEPVSIIHDFANLKTAYYAKKQHKCYVTSLNTNLVKAPRNLWDVLTFTKREMYLADNYKIQEVMQVTRQLHDHKDLGGPIQGMCRNLTTFEMVPKGDVDSESGNYESASKQETTNNCLLIRHLENRYFVETNICN; this is translated from the exons ATGGTGAGGATATCCTTCCGCCAGGCTTCGGCTGACAAGGTAGACAAAGACGAAACCTACATAGAT gAAACGGACCAGGAGTCTAATCAAGCTCAGATCAAGAGGTATTTTCCTGTCCGCTTGTGTGTCATCATGTTTTCCGGACTGGTCATCTTCCTTGGAATGCTGCTGGGCTCCATTTACACCTACCGCCACTTCTTCCCTGCAGAG CTGCATGACACGTCTGCAAACAGCAATTCATCTTTCAATCGACAGGTGCCCGGGCCAAAAGATCTCGACCAAGACATCAAT cAAGCGACCGACGTGTTCAAATGCAACGTTGTGCTCAACTGGCATCAGAACCGAATGGCGCTGGTCATGGCCGTGGGTATCTACCTGGAAGGCGACAACCAGTACATCAGAATAGACTTGTTTCGAGCTGGACGTGAGGAGCCCGTCAGCATTATCCACGACTTTGCAAAT CTCAAGACGGCATATTATGCCAAAAAACAGCATAAGTGCTATGTGACCTCGCTGAACACCAACCTGGTCAAAGCTCCACGGAACCTTTGGGATGTGCTGACCTTCACCAAG AGGGAGATGTACCTGGCAGATAATTACAAAATCCAAGAGGTGATGCAGGTGACCCGCCAGCTGCACGACCACAAGGATCTGGGTGGACCCATTCAAGGGATGTGCCGCAACTTGACCACCTTCGAAATGGTTCCCAAGGGCGACGTGGACAGTGAGTCGGGCAACTACGAAAGTGCCTCAAAGCAAGAAA CCACCAACAACTGCCTACTGATTAGGCACTTGGAGAACCGCTACTTTGTGGAAACCAATATCTGCAACTAA
- the LOC125984550 gene encoding integral membrane protein 2C isoform X3, with translation MVRISFRQASADKVDKDETYIDETDQESNQAQIKRYFPVRLCVIMFSGLVIFLGMLLGSIYTYRHFFPAELHDTSANSNSSFNRQVPGPKDLDQDINQATDVFKCNVVLNWHQNRMALVMAVGIYLEGDNQYIRIDLFRAGREEPVSIIHDFANLKTAYYAKKQHKCYVTSLNTNLVKAPRNLWDVLTFTKREMYLADNYKIQEVMQVTRQLHDHKDLGGPIQGMCRNLTTFEMVPKGDVDTTNNCLLIRHLENRYFVETNICN, from the exons ATGGTGAGGATATCCTTCCGCCAGGCTTCGGCTGACAAGGTAGACAAAGACGAAACCTACATAGAT gAAACGGACCAGGAGTCTAATCAAGCTCAGATCAAGAGGTATTTTCCTGTCCGCTTGTGTGTCATCATGTTTTCCGGACTGGTCATCTTCCTTGGAATGCTGCTGGGCTCCATTTACACCTACCGCCACTTCTTCCCTGCAGAG CTGCATGACACGTCTGCAAACAGCAATTCATCTTTCAATCGACAGGTGCCCGGGCCAAAAGATCTCGACCAAGACATCAAT cAAGCGACCGACGTGTTCAAATGCAACGTTGTGCTCAACTGGCATCAGAACCGAATGGCGCTGGTCATGGCCGTGGGTATCTACCTGGAAGGCGACAACCAGTACATCAGAATAGACTTGTTTCGAGCTGGACGTGAGGAGCCCGTCAGCATTATCCACGACTTTGCAAAT CTCAAGACGGCATATTATGCCAAAAAACAGCATAAGTGCTATGTGACCTCGCTGAACACCAACCTGGTCAAAGCTCCACGGAACCTTTGGGATGTGCTGACCTTCACCAAG AGGGAGATGTACCTGGCAGATAATTACAAAATCCAAGAGGTGATGCAGGTGACCCGCCAGCTGCACGACCACAAGGATCTGGGTGGACCCATTCAAGGGATGTGCCGCAACTTGACCACCTTCGAAATGGTTCCCAAGGGCGACGTGGACA CCACCAACAACTGCCTACTGATTAGGCACTTGGAGAACCGCTACTTTGTGGAAACCAATATCTGCAACTAA
- the snorc gene encoding protein SNORC, protein MVRSSTCRVIVLLGILAVFGHSETVADPPRDYQDIVSGELPADVSPVGTTTREPLHHMTEPAFTFDYEDATQGLAVDENEGVLGPGAITAIVIAVFLGASVLLALIVITLRKFTAS, encoded by the exons ATGGTCCGCAGCAGCACCTGCAGAGTCATAGTACTCCTTGGCATCTTGGCGGTCTTCGGACACTCAg AGACTGTCGCCGACCCGCCTAGGGACTACCAAGACATCGTGTCTGGAGAGCTCCCAGCAGATGTATCGCCTGTCGGCACCACCACGAGGGAGCCCCTTCATCACATGACCGAGCCAGCCTTCACCTTCGACTACGAGGACGCAACGCAAGGCCTTGCCGTGGACGAAAACGAAG GCGTCCTGGGACCAGGTGCCATCACTGCCATTGTCATCGCAGTCTTCCTCGGAGCGTCTGTCCTTCTGGCGCTCATTGTCATCACGCTCAGAAAATTCACAGCCTCCTAG